The Argentina anserina chromosome 3, drPotAnse1.1, whole genome shotgun sequence genome includes a region encoding these proteins:
- the LOC126785915 gene encoding leucine--tRNA ligase, cytoplasmic codes for MAKEGGKSFARRDKLIEIEAKARGWWAEKDVFRAESCQKLPEPGEKFFGNFPFPYMNGFLHLGHAFSLSKLEFAAAYHRLRGANVLLPFAFHCTGMPIKASADKLAREIQLFGEPPVFPAPDVKQEDVEAENDNGCAPPAKFKGKKSKVAAKSGGQAYQWEIMRSFGLSDSEISKFQDPYKWLTFFPPLAVEDLKAFGLGCDWRRSFITTDMNPFFDAFVKWQVRKLKAMGKIVKDVRYAIYSPLDGQPCADHDRASGEGVLPQEYTVIKMQVVAPFPSKLAVLEGKKVFLAAATLRPETMYGQTNAWVLPDGDYGAFEINETEVFILTERAALNLAYQNYSRVPEKPTCLVELTGQDLIGLPLKSPLALNQVIYALPMLTVLTDKGTGIVTSVPTDSPDDYMALHDLKSKPALRAKYGVKDEWVLPFDIIPIIDIPGYGNKAAEKVCADLKIKSQNEKEKLAEAKRLTYLKGFNEGTLIVGEYNGRKVQEVKPLIRSKLIEAGEAISYSEPEKRVISRSGDECVVALTDQWYITYGETEWKKLAEECLSNMSLYSDETRHGFEHTLGWLNQWACSRSFGLGTRIPWDEEFLVESLSDSTIYMAYYTIAHFLHNGDMYGSSKSTIKPEQMTDEVWDYVFCDGPEPKSSSISSSTLCQMKHEFEYWYPFDLRVSGKDLIQNHLTFCIYNHTAIMSKKHWPRGFRCNGHIMLNAEKMSKSTGNFRTLHQAIEEFSADATRFSLADAGDGVDDANFVFETANAAILRLTKEISWMEEVLAAESSLRLGPPTTYADKVFANEINIAVNRSQHNYSNYMFRDALKTGFYDLQAARDEYRFSCGEGGMNRDLLWRFMDVQTRLITPICPHYGEYVWRELLKKEGFVVNAGWPVADAPDLTLQSANKYLQDSIILMRKLLQKQVLGSKKGNKKGTPVASVTEEKQLSGLIYVNEHFDGWKAECLKILQINFDKDKSTFSSNEVIQEALQKSSIGQSKDFRQIQKLCMPFMKFKKDEAVAIGAQALDLKLPFGEIEVLQENLDLIKRQLGLQELEVLAATDLDALSKAGSLGKLIQQNPPAPGSPTAIFLTRSGEPHNGQQTV; via the exons ATGGCGAAGGAAGGTGGGAAAAGCTTTGCCAGGAGAGACAAACTCATTGAGATCGAGGCCAAGGCTCGAGGCTGGTGGGCGGAGAAGGATGTGTTCAGGGCTGAGTCTTGCCAAAAGCTTCCGGAACCGGGGGAGAAGTTTTTCGGAAACTTCCCTTTCCCTTACATGAATGGTTTCTTGCATCTTGGACACGCATTTTCGCTGTCCAAGCTGGAGTTTGCGGCAGCTTATCATAGGTTAAGAGGTGCCAATGTCCTCTTGCCTTTTGCTTTTCACTGCACCGGGATGCCTATCAAAGCCTCGGCTGACAAGCTTGCTAGGGAGATTCAACTGTTTGGAGAGCCTCCGGTGTTTCCTGCTCCAGATGTGAAGCAAGAGGATGTGGAAGCAGAGAATGACAATGGATGTGCACCTCCAGCTAAGTTTAAGGGGAAGAAGTCGAAGGTTGCAGCGAAATCTGGCGGACAAGCGTACCAGTGGGAAATTATGCGCAGTTTTGGTCTGTCTGACAGTGAGATATCCAAATTTCAGGATCCTTATAAATGGTTGACGTTCTTTCCGCCATTGGCTGTGGAAGATCTCAAGGCTTTTGGCCTCGGTTGTGACTGGAGGCGCTCGTTCATTACTACTGATATGAATCCTTTTTTCGATGCCTTTGTCAAGTGGCAGGTTAGGAAACTGAAAGCCATGGGCAAGATTGTTAAAGATGTTCGTTATGCGATATACTCTCCACTGGATGGGCAGCCCTGTGCAGATCATGACAGGGCCAGTGGTGAAGGTGTCCTACCCCAAGAATACACCGTCATTAAAATGCAAGTGGTGGCACCGTTTCCGTCTAAATTGGCTGTGTTGGAAGGGAAGAAAGTGTTCCTTGCTGCGGCAACTTTAAGACCTGAGACTATGTACGGGCAAACAAATGCATGGGTATTGCCTGATGGGGATTATGGAGCCTTTGAAATCAATGAAACTGAGGTTTTCATTCTTACAGAAAGAGCGGCACTTAACCTTGCTTACCAAAACTACTCTAGGGTCCCTGAGAAACCCACTTGCTTGGTTGAATTGACTGGTCAGGATTTGATTGGCCTTCCATTGAAGTCGCCGCTGGCATTGAATCAGGTCATTTATGCCCTTCCTATGTTGACCGTCCTAACAGACAAAGGTACTGGGATTGTGACCAGTGTACCGACTGATTCTCCAGATGATTATATGGCCTTGCATGATTTGAAATCAAAACCTGCTTTGAGGGCGAAATATGGTGTAAAAGATGAGTGGGTACTGCCCTTTGACATTATCCCAATCATTGATATTCCAGGGTACGGAAATAAAGCTGCTGAAAAGGTCTGTGCAGatctcaaaatcaaaagtcAGAATGAGAAGGAGAAGCTCGCAGAAGCCAAGAGGTTGACTTACTTGAAAGGATTCAATGAAGGAACACTAATTGTGGGGGAATACAATGGAAGGAAAGTTCAGGAGGTGAAGCCTTTGATAAGAAGCAAGCTTATAGAGGCTGGTGAGGCAATATCGTACAGTGAACCTGAGAAGCGGGTGATATCACGATCAGGTGATGAATGTGTCGTGGCGCTAACAGATCAATGGTACATCACATATGGGGAAACCGAATGGAAGAAACTGGCTGAGGAGTGCTTGTCCAACATGAGTTTGTATTCTGATGAAACTCGGCATGGGTTTGAACATACATTAGGTTGGTTGAATCAGTGGGCATGTTCTCGGTCCTTTGGCCTTGGTACACGTATCCCTTGGGACGAAGAGTTCTTAGTTGAGTCATTGTCTGATTCAACTATTTACATGGCTTATTACACCATTGCTCACTTCCTCCACAATGGAGATATGTATGGTTCTAGCAAATCTACAATTAAACCTGAACAAATGACTGATGAGGTGTGGGATTATGTCTTCTGTGATGGCCCAGAACCTAAATCATCAAGCATCTCCTCATCTACTCTTTGTCAAATGAAGCACGAATTTGAGTATTGGTATCCTTTTGATCTTCGAGTGTCTGGCAAAGATCTAATACAAAATCATTTAACCTTCTGCATCTATAACCATACAGCTATTATGTCTAAGAAGCACTGGCCTCGTGGTTTCAGATGCAATGGGCACATCATGCTCAATGCTGAGAAGATGTCTAAGTCTACAGGGAATTTTAGGACACTACATCAGGCAATAGAGGAATTTTCTGCTGATGCCACTCGGTTTTCTTTGGCTGATGCTGGAGATGGCGTTGACGATGCAAACTTTGTATTTGAGACTGCCAATGCTGCAATACTGCGGCTTACTAAAGAGATCTCGTGGATGGAAGAAGTTTTGGCTGCAGAATCTTCTTTGAGACTAGGCCCCCCGACCACTTATGCTGACAAAGTCTTTGCAAATGAGATAAATATTGCCGTGAACAGGAGTCAGCACAATTACAGCAATTACATGTTCCGGGATGCCCTGAAGACTGGATTTTATGATCTTCAAGCTGCTAGGGATGAGTACCGGTTTTCGTGTGGGGAGGGGGGAATGAACCGTGACTTGTTGTGGCGTTTCATGGATGTGCAGACACGTCTCATTACTCCAATTTGTCCACACTATGGAGAATACGTCTGGAGGGAACTTTTAAAGAAGGAAGGGTTTGTGGTAAATGCAGGATGGCCTGTGGCTGATGCTCCAGATCTAACCCTCCAGAGTGCCAATAAGTATTTGCAGGACTCCATCATTTTAATGAGGAAGCTCCTCCAAAAGCAAGTTTTAGGCTCAAAGAAAGGTAACAAGAAGGGTACCCCAGTTGCATCGGTGACAGAAGAGAAGCAGTTAAGTGGCTTGATATATGTTAATGAGCACTTTGATGGGTGGAAAGCAGAGTGCTTGAAAATACTCCAAATTAACTTTGACAAAGATAAGAGTACTTTTTCTTCAAACGAGGTGATACAAGAGGCTCTGCAAAAAAGTTCTATTGGTCAGTCAAAAGATTTTAGACAAATCCAAAAGCTTTGTATGCCTTTCATGAAGTTTAAGAAGGATGAGGCAGTTGCAATTGGAGCTCAGGCCTTAGATTTGAAGCTACCTTTTGGTGAGATTGAAGTCCTACAAGAGAACTTGGACTTGATTAAGAGACAGCTTGGCCTTCAAGAGTTAGAAGTATTGGCTGCTACAGATCTGGATGCACTTTCTAAAGCCGGTTCTCTTGGCAAACTGATACAGCAGAATCCTCCAGCACCAGGAAGTCCCACTGCCATCTTCTTGACCAG GTCAGGGGAGCCTCATAATGGTCAACAAACTGTTTAG
- the LOC126787563 gene encoding zinc protease PQQL-like encodes MVEEQCSVQLCFPVELNNGTMVEDIHVVGFLSKLLETKITQVLRFKHKQIYTGCFSILGGNKPPGTANVRGDISINFSWDPEISSKLRRGLKLRMVDTILESEQRTHENGIQENYYWLERILHSYQSRIYSGDVGTCFEPQEEGRLKVRQSLTPGTAQLALRNILPYP; translated from the exons ATGGTGGAAGAACAATGTTCTGTCCAGCTTTGCTTTCCTGTGGAGCTGAATAATGGAACCATG GTGGAAGATATTCACGTTGTTGGTTTCCTGAGTAAACTTCTTGAAACGAAAATAACGCAAGTTCTTCGGTTCAAGCATAAACAG ATCTACACTGGGTGTTTCAGTATTCTTGGCGGTAATAAGCCCCCAGGAACTGCTAATGTTCGTGGAGATATAAGCATAAATTTTTCTTGGGATCCAGAAATCTCCTCGAAGCTG AGGAGGGGCCTTAAGCTGAGGATGGTTGATACCATCCTTGAAAGTGAGCAAAGAACCCATGAAAATGGGATCCAG GAGAATTACTACTGGCTGGAGAGGATTTTGCACAGCTACCAGTCAAGGATCTACTCTGGCGATGTTGGGACTTGTTTTGAG CCTCAAGAGGAAGGTCGGTTAAAAGTTAGACAATCTCTGACCCCAGGAACAGCACAGTTGGCATTACGAAACATACTACCTTATCCTTGA
- the LOC126785914 gene encoding LOW QUALITY PROTEIN: disease resistance protein At4g27190-like (The sequence of the model RefSeq protein was modified relative to this genomic sequence to represent the inferred CDS: inserted 1 base in 1 codon; deleted 1 base in 1 codon), whose protein sequence is MASSSSPSSSAQPSSSSTAHAWKYDVFLSFRGPDTRRGIVSQLYDHLHNKRRIKTFMDNTYLEVGDNISPTLLKAIEESRFAIVVLSPNYASSSWCLEELAKICECMEENNRILPLFYTVEPSDVRHGKGSFEEAFKKHESSGRYTSDKVQQWKKALNKVASFSGWDTDNIKTDIELVEEIVDCVCKRIQPFDIESIEDFQAYGATKKAMDEVMEALRDGDVTAVAVQGMGGVGKTTMVKEVGAQCRKIGLFHHVIMGVVSQSLELTKIQDALAEQLGIEIKEKTESVRAAKLKSEIMRKEKILIILDDVWKSIELAEIGIPSYEVLRMRNSKVVLTTRRGKVSSVMRCQKQITLDILSIDDSWSMFVRNLHTSLESTGFENLARRVAGECRGLPVALKAVAKALGDKNLAEWEKAAQRLEKSQSANPDHEEDDENAFKCISLSYDYLKDEDHKXCFLLCCLYPEDHEIEIQDLFRYVVGTRFFQFAGTIEEARGTLVSIVKYLKDSSLLLDGGENGCVRMHDVVRDTAIRIAETERGFLVKAGFGLNAWPHGLDKGCTAISLMRNEIRKLPEEKLVCEHLQILLLNQNYVLDQIPESFFKRLNELRVLDVSDTRISVLPRSFSLLTNLQALYLDECYCLIDISVVGKLKNLKILSVRSRTTEPMELPREIEHLTNLSILDVSRNSLSQYYCSNEVVTFPCGVISKLHKLEELYLGICKFKGLGCVAEGRGKEANIGFGEIAGLSNLKRLHVGIPHHKCIPNDVEAKPDWDYFCIIIGRSKSTSAYRFGDRDSRSLFLNKPTTISILPDWFINAVANIIEKLEYEKCGGSLVMEYERLHELKHLKVRGYGNDSWKELVNTTERVQQGPVFEKLEYLILMSLRHLEELCVGDLPPGFLVNMKQLDISRCAVKNVSKFVQKLPSLEEMYLSCMKELKYVFGCEGCELRVSKLRDVRLSALDSMKSICSGPAPRVMFQSIKIMTIYRCRLLQSLFACDVAQCLSQLEELRVKYCPSLERVIEEVKKEKTTLPKLKILELWGLRKLYGASSGTVDIECPSLEHVFVVDCPHLPFSISNSDYFSSSERGNGFFSDPAAHYFGSTNPVQLNHLSLSAYAES, encoded by the exons ATGGCCTCCTCTTCATCTCCATCTTCATCAGCTCaaccatcttcatcatcaactgCTCATGCGTGGAAGTATGACGTGTTTCTGAGTTTCAGGGGTCCCGATACACGGAGGGGCATTGTATCTCAATTATATGATCACCTGCACAACAAAAGGAGAATTAAAACATTTATGGATAATACATATCTTGAAGTAGGGGATAATATTTCTCCCACACTCCTTAAGGCAATCGAAGAATCAAGGTTTGCAATTGTCGTTCTCTCTCCAAACTATGCCTCTTCTTCTTGGTGTTTGGAGGAACTTGCAAAGATCTGTGAGTGCATGGAAGAAAACAACAGAATTCTCCCACTTTTCTATACTGTGGAACCCTCTGATGTACGGCACGGGAAGGGGAGTTTCGAAGAGGCTTTCAAGAAGCATGAAAGCTCTGGGCGATACACATCAGACAAGGTGCAACAGTGGAAAAAAGCTTTAAACAAAGTGGCTAGTTTCTCAGGGTGGGATACAGACAATATCAA GACTGATATAGAACTCGTGGAGGAAATTGTGGATTGTGTTTGCAAAAGAATACAACCTTTTGACATTGAGTCCATCGAAGATTTTCAGGCGTATGGAGCAACAAAAAAAGCCATGGATGAGGTTATGGAGGCGCTTAGAGATGGCGATGTCACTGCTGTTGCGGTCCAGGGAATGGGCGGCGTAGGCAAGACAACTATGGTAAAAGAAGTCGGTGCACAATGCAGAAAAATTGGCCtatttcatcatgtcattATGGGTGTGGTGTCCCAGAGCCTTGAATTGACGAAGATTCAAGACGCGTTGGCAGAGCAATTGGGCATTGAAATAAAAGAGAAGACAGAAAGTGTAAGAGCTGCTAAATTGAAGTCGGAGataatgagaaaagaaaagattctTATAATCCTCGACGATGTCTGGAAGAGTATAGAATTGGCAGAGATAGGAATTCCCAGCTACGAGGTGCTTCGAATGCGCAATTCCAAAGTCGTACTCACCACAAGGAGAGGGAAGGTCTCTAGTGTCATGAGATGCCAAAAACAGATAACCCTCGATATCCTATCAATAGATGATTCTTGGTCCATGTTTGTTCGAAACTTGCATACATCTTTGGAATCCACGGGTTTTGAGAATCTGGCGAGGAGGGTGGCTGGAGAATGTAGGGGTTTACCGGTTGCATTGAAAGCAGTTGCAAAGGCACTGGGGGATAAGAACCTGGCTGAATGGGAAAAAGCAGCTCAACGACTAGAGAAGTCGCAAAGTGCTAACCCTGACCatgaggaagatgatgaaaatgcATTCAAATGTATAAGCCTGAGCTATGATTACTTAAAAGATGAAGACCACA CATGCTTCTTGCTCTGTTGTCTATACCCAGAAGACCATGAAATAGAAATACAAGACTTGTTCAGGTATGTGGTCGGAACAAGATTCTTTCAATTTGCCGGAACAATAGAAGAAGCCAGAGGCACGCTAGTTTCTATAGTCAAGTACCTGAAAGACTCTAGCTTGCTTTTGGATGGCGGGGAAAATGGATGTGTAAGGATGCATGATGTCGTCCGGGATACAGCCATTCGAATTGCGGAAACTGAACGTGGGTTTTTGGTGAAAGCTGGCTTTGGTTTAAACGCTTGGCCTCACGGATTGGATAAAGGCTGCACTGCTATTTCACTGATGAGGAACGAAATTCGCAAGCTACCCGAGGAAAAATTGGTATGTGAACATCTCCAGATTTTGTTACTAAATCAAAATTATGTTTTAGATCAGATCCCAGAATCATTCTTTAAAAGACTGAATGAATTAAGGGTCTTGGATGTCAGCGACACTCGTATTTCCGTATTACCCCGATCATTCAGTCTCTTGACCAACCTCCAAGCTTTGTATTTAGATGAATGCTACTGTTTGATTGACATTTCCGTAGTGGGGAAACTTAAGAATCTTAAAATTCTTAGTGTGAGAAGTAGAACAACTGAACCTATGGAATTGCCGAGAGAAATAGAACATTTGACCAATCTAAGCATTTTGGATGTCAGTCGAAACAGTTTATCACAGTACTATTGTAGTAATGAGGTGGTCACATTTCCATGTGGAGTGATATCAAAGTTGCATAAATTAGAAGAACTGTACCTGGGGATCTGTAAATTTAAGGGCTTGGGGTGTGTAGCTGAGGGACGAGGAAAAGAAGCCAATATTGGGTTTGGTGAGATAGCTGGTttatcaaatttgaaaagattGCATGTCGGCATACCTCATCACAAATGCATCCCTAACGATGTTGAAGCCAAACCAGATTGGGATTACTTTTGTATAATCATCGGCAGGTCCAAAAGCACTTCTGCATACAGATTTGGAGATCGGGATTCAAGATCATTGTTTCTTAATAAACCAACAACCATAAGCATATTACCTGATTGGTTTATCAACGCGGTGGCAAACATAATAGAGAAGCTAGAGTATGAGAAGTGCGGAGGATCCCTTGTTATGGAATATGAGAGGTTACATGAGCTCAAGCATCTCAAAGTTCGTGGTTATGGCAATGATTCCTGGAAAGAATTGGTCAACACAACAGAACGAGTTCAA CAGGGACCAGTGTTTGAGAAGTTGGAATACTTGATTCTGATGAGTCTCCGCCACCTTGAGGAATTGTGTGTTGGTGATTTACCACCTGGGTTTCTGGTTAATATGAAGCAACTGGATATATCTCGTTGTGCAGTGAAAAATGTATCAAAATTTGTACAAAAATTGCCAAGTCTGGAGGAAATGTATTTATCCTGCATGAAGGAACTGAAATATGTTTTTGGATGCGAAGGGTGTGAGCTGAGAGTATCAAAACTGAGAGACGTGAGATTGTCGGCTCTAGATTCCATGAAGAGCATTTGTAGTGGTCCTGCCCCACGCGTAATGTTCCAGAGTATTAAAATTATGACCATCTACCGTTGTCGGCTGCTGCAAAGTCTGTTCGCATGTGATGTAGCCCAATGTCTCTCTCAATTGGAAGAACTTCGTGTAAAGTACTGCCCCTCGTTGGAAAGAGTAATTGAAGAAGTGAAGAAAGAGAAGACGACTCTACCAAAATTGAAGATCTTGGAATTGTGGGGACTTCGAAAGTTGTATGGTGCAAGCAGCGGTACTGTTGATATCGAGTGTCCTTCATTGGAACACGTGTTCGTGGTGGATTGCCCCCATCTTCCATTTTCAATCTCTAATTCCGATTACTTCAGTTCCTCAGAAAGGGGGAACGGGTTTTTTTCAGACCCCGCTGCTCACTACTTTGGTAGCACAAACCCAGTCCAACTCAATCACCTATCCCTTTCCGCCTACGCAGAAAGTTGA
- the LOC126787564 gene encoding LOW QUALITY PROTEIN: mitogen-activated protein kinase kinase kinase 1-like (The sequence of the model RefSeq protein was modified relative to this genomic sequence to represent the inferred CDS: substituted 1 base at 1 genomic stop codon), translating to MHSLDAISKVSSYNYTRQILQGLKYLHDRKVIHRDIKCANILVHANGSVKLADFGLANVSHSIIETNDIKSRQGTAYWMAPEVVNHESPGYGLPADIWSLGCTVLEMSTGMLPYSNSEQMQALWQIGNGVPPLVSDSLXDSARHSIHVCLKVKPSDRPTAAQLLNHLFVNRP from the exons ATGCATTCGCTTGATG CTATATCAAAAGTATCCTCTTACAATTACACTAGACAGATCTTGCAAGGGCTGAAGTATCTTCATGACCGAAAAGTGATTCACAG GGACATTAAATGCGCAAATATTTTGGTGCATGCTAATGGATCTGTGAAGCTTGCTGACTTTGGATTGGCAAATGTTTCTCATTCT ATTATCGAAACTAACGACATTAAATCTCGCCAAGGAACTGCATACTGGATGGCCCCTGAG GTTGTCAATCATGAAAGTCCAGGTTATGGCCTTCCAGCTGATATTTGGAGTCTTGGATGTACTGTGTTGGAGATGTCAACTGGGATGCTTCCGTACTCTAATTCCGAACAG ATGCAGGCACTATGGCAAATCGGAAATGGGGTGCCCCCACTTGTTTCTGATTCTCTTTAAGATTCGGCGCGACATTCCATCCATGTATGCTTAAAAGTTAAGCCAAGTGATCGTCCCACTGCTGCTCAGCTTTTAAACCATTTATTTGTAAATAGGCCCTAG